In Campylobacter porcelli, the sequence TGGATAAAGCCATTTAATTTAAATTTATCAGCAAATTTCGCCACTGCTAGCTCAATGCTATCAAGCTTGTTTGAGTCAAATATCGCTATATCGTGGTTATTTGGAGAGTTTAGCTCATCTCTTAGCTTATTTAAAGAGTTTAAATTTCTACCAAGAAGTAGCAATCTAGCGCCACTTTTGGCAAGCTCTTTGGCTACGCATTTGCCTATGCCTGATGTGGCTCCGGTGATTATATAAGTTTTATTTTCAAACTCCATTTACCCCCCCCATTTAATTTTATATTATAGTATAGCTCGGTACTACGATAGATCAAATCTATCAAATATATCGTCCCAAGAGCGTAAAAACATAGCTCAAATTTCAAACTAAAAATCGCAATAGATAGCACTATAGCAAGAAGGCTTACATCAATTCCAAGTAAAATTCCACGCTCTAAAAGATATTTTTTAAGCCCAAATCTATAAATTTTATTTAATTTTTTTAATCTTTTATGGATAAAATGCTTACAAAATTGCTGATGAAATAGCAAGGTAGAGATGATAAAAATAGTGCAAAATATACTAACATCATAAAGATAACTAGCTAAGATAATAAGCCCAAACCACGCTATATAATCGCAGGTATAATCAAGAAAATGGCCTAATTTTGTGCTTTGATTTTTAAGGCGAGATAGCATTCCATCGGTATGATCTGATATGCTATAGATTAAAAATAAAATTCCGCTTAAAACATTATGCCCTAGATAGAGCAGAATAAATGAGCCAATAATACAAAATCCACCAAAAATTGTGATTTGGTTTGGTGTGATATTTGTTTTTGCAAG encodes:
- a CDS encoding CDP-alcohol phosphatidyltransferase family protein — its product is MKLDEKLKKSDRLESKSTYYITEYIWRVLIVQKFILLPLAKTNITPNQITIFGGFCIIGSFILLYLGHNVLSGILFLIYSISDHTDGMLSRLKNQSTKLGHFLDYTCDYIAWFGLIILASYLYDVSIFCTIFIISTLLFHQQFCKHFIHKRLKKLNKIYRFGLKKYLLERGILLGIDVSLLAIVLSIAIFSLKFELCFYALGTIYLIDLIYRSTELYYNIKLNGGGKWSLKIKLI